The DNA segment TACCAAAGGTGTGCGACCATGCGCATATGACTTGCGCAGGCCGGTCTTGTGCTTATGCTGGAAAGAACGATGAAGTACCTGCGCACGTACGCGGTCGTGATCGGCTCGGTGGCCGCCGCCGCACTGACCACATGGCTCCTGCGGCCGCACATGCAGGTGGCCGTGTCCATCGTCTTCCTGGGCGCGGTCATGGTCAGCGCATGGTACGGCGGAGTCGTGCCCGGATTAACGGCTGCGGCGCTATCCGTCGCCTCGTTTGAATACCTCTTCCATCGCACACCGCCGACGATCGAAAACGTCACCGAATGGGCGGTGCGAACGATCATGTTTGTCGCCGCATCCCTACTGGTCAGCTACTTTGAAGCATCCCTGCGCAATGCGCTGAAGCAAGTGGAGACAG comes from the Candidatus Binatia bacterium genome and includes:
- a CDS encoding DUF4118 domain-containing protein, whose translation is MKYLRTYAVVIGSVAAAALTTWLLRPHMQVAVSIVFLGAVMVSAWYGGVVPGLTAAALSVASFEYLFHRTPPTIENVTEWAVRTIMFVAASLLVSYFEASLRNALKQVET